One window from the genome of Pseudomonas fluorescens encodes:
- a CDS encoding L,D-transpeptidase family protein, protein MRWLLVLFCLSFTAVSQAAAVGTYNGKVIEKVLVLKSAHQLQLINDGKPLKTYRISLGKGAKKGPKLIEGDKRTPEGFYWLDWRKTSDRFYLSMHISYPNISDAARARREGVEPGGMIMIHGTPDSEENPEQLFHTLDWTDGCIAMRNVDMREVWNLVPDGTMIEIRP, encoded by the coding sequence ATGCGCTGGTTGCTTGTCCTGTTCTGCTTGTCATTCACCGCTGTGTCCCAGGCCGCCGCGGTGGGAACCTACAACGGCAAGGTCATCGAAAAAGTGTTGGTGCTCAAGTCCGCTCATCAATTGCAATTGATCAACGACGGCAAGCCGCTCAAGACCTATCGCATCTCCCTGGGCAAGGGCGCCAAGAAAGGCCCCAAGCTGATCGAGGGCGACAAGCGCACCCCCGAAGGTTTTTATTGGCTGGACTGGCGCAAGACCAGTGACCGGTTCTACCTGTCGATGCACATTTCCTACCCCAACATCAGCGACGCCGCCCGCGCCCGCCGTGAAGGCGTGGAGCCGGGGGGCATGATCATGATCCACGGCACGCCTGATTCGGAGGAAAACCCTGAACAGCTGTTCCATACGCTGGACTGGACCGATGGCTGCATCGCCATGCGCAACGTGGACATGCGCGAAGTCTGGAACCTGGTGCCGGATGGCACGATGATCGAAATTCGTCCGTAA
- a CDS encoding GntR family transcriptional regulator, protein MNDILALRPDDTQPTPLYLQLARNLETAIHAGQWKAEQAMPSERSLSEQLGISRVTARKALEVLFEQGLIRRNQGSGTFITPRLEQPLSRLSGFSEMLRLKGFVPGSQWLEREITPPTHEELIRLGLSPTDKVARLKRLRKADDTVMAIEMSTLPASIIPKPQAVGDSLYAFLDGIGKPVVRALQHIQAINASDEFAALVGIAPGTAMLLMTRVGYLEDNTPIEVTDTYCRNDYYDFVAELRR, encoded by the coding sequence ATGAACGACATCCTGGCCCTGCGCCCTGACGACACCCAACCCACGCCGCTGTACCTGCAATTGGCGCGAAACCTGGAGACGGCGATTCATGCCGGCCAGTGGAAAGCCGAGCAGGCGATGCCGTCCGAGCGCAGCTTGAGCGAGCAACTGGGCATTTCCCGAGTCACCGCGCGCAAGGCCTTGGAAGTGCTGTTCGAACAAGGCTTGATTCGCCGCAACCAGGGTTCGGGCACCTTTATCACCCCGCGCCTGGAACAGCCGCTGTCACGCCTCAGCGGCTTCAGCGAGATGCTGCGGCTCAAGGGCTTTGTGCCCGGGTCCCAATGGCTGGAACGGGAAATCACCCCGCCCACCCACGAAGAACTGATCCGGCTGGGCCTGTCGCCCACCGACAAAGTCGCGCGGCTCAAGCGTCTGCGCAAGGCCGACGACACGGTCATGGCCATTGAAATGAGCACCCTGCCCGCCTCGATCATTCCCAAACCGCAAGCGGTGGGCGATTCCCTCTACGCATTTCTCGACGGCATCGGCAAGCCAGTGGTGCGCGCCCTGCAACACATCCAGGCCATCAACGCCTCGGACGAATTCGCCGCCCTGGTGGGCATCGCCCCCGGCACCGCGATGTTGCTGATGACCCGGGTCGGCTACCTGGAAGACAACACCCCCATCGAAGTCACCGACACCTATTGCCGCAACGACTACTACGACTTTGTCGCAGAGCTGCGGCGCTAG
- the nagA gene encoding N-acetylglucosamine-6-phosphate deacetylase, with protein sequence MSEDNILTCDGWVRGRLLHEHGRVVAIEGQPCDPASNDLPYLLPGFIDLHVHGGGGKDIMQGASAFETIARTHLRFGTTALLATTMTAPSEEIASVLQALGEFCEQRPNGSARVLGVHLEGPYINPGKLGAQPNFAHTALLAEVESYLALAPIRVITIAPEIAGHDALIRALSARGVRMQIGHTLGSYEEGVAALAAGASSFTHLYNAMSPLHHREPGIVGAALAHAQYAELIPDLLHVHPGAMRVALRSIPCLYCVTDSTAAAGMPDGEYKLGSHTVTKCLGGVRLADGTLAGSTLTMDQALRNLVKIGLPIAEASQRLSQFPADYLGLPERGRLQPGAWADCVRLDRSLTLTDVMVEGEAIDFQNA encoded by the coding sequence ATGTCCGAAGACAACATCCTCACCTGTGACGGCTGGGTTCGCGGCCGCCTGCTCCATGAGCACGGTAGAGTCGTGGCCATCGAAGGCCAGCCCTGCGATCCGGCGAGCAACGACCTACCCTACCTGCTGCCCGGCTTTATCGACTTGCATGTCCACGGCGGCGGCGGCAAGGACATCATGCAAGGGGCTTCGGCGTTCGAGACCATCGCCCGCACCCACCTGCGTTTTGGCACCACCGCACTCTTGGCCACCACCATGACCGCGCCCAGCGAAGAGATCGCCAGCGTGCTGCAGGCCCTCGGCGAGTTCTGTGAGCAGCGTCCGAACGGCAGCGCCCGGGTCCTGGGCGTGCACTTGGAAGGCCCTTACATCAACCCCGGAAAACTCGGCGCGCAACCGAATTTCGCCCACACCGCGCTGCTGGCCGAGGTGGAGAGCTACCTGGCCCTGGCGCCGATCCGGGTGATTACCATCGCCCCGGAAATCGCCGGTCATGATGCCTTGATCCGTGCCCTCAGCGCCCGAGGCGTGCGCATGCAGATCGGCCATACCCTGGGCAGCTACGAAGAAGGCGTCGCGGCGTTGGCGGCCGGGGCCAGCAGTTTCACTCACCTGTACAACGCCATGAGTCCGTTGCATCACCGCGAGCCAGGTATCGTCGGTGCGGCCCTCGCCCATGCGCAATATGCCGAGTTGATCCCGGACTTGCTCCACGTGCACCCCGGTGCGATGCGCGTGGCCTTGCGTTCGATCCCGTGCCTGTATTGCGTCACCGACTCCACCGCCGCCGCCGGCATGCCCGACGGCGAATACAAGCTGGGCAGCCACACCGTGACCAAGTGCCTGGGCGGGGTGCGTCTGGCCGATGGCACCCTGGCCGGCAGCACCCTGACCATGGACCAGGCCCTGCGCAACCTGGTGAAAATCGGCCTGCCCATCGCCGAAGCCTCCCAGCGTCTGTCCCAATTTCCCGCCGACTACCTCGGCCTGCCCGAGCGCGGCCGCCTGCAACCCGGCGCCTGGGCCGACTGCGTACGCCTTGACCGTTCCCTGACCCTGACCGACGTGATGGTCGAAGGAGAAGCCATTGACTTCCAAAATGCTTGA
- a CDS encoding glucose/quinate/shikimate family membrane-bound PQQ-dependent dehydrogenase: MSTEGALSRSRLLPSLLGILLLLMGLALLAGGVKLSTLGGSWYYLLAGIGLALTGVLLIMARRAALGLYALVLFASTVWALWEVGLDWWQLVPRLAMLFALGIVMLLPWFRRPLLTADASATGTRALGAAVVIAGVAALASQFTNPGEIKGQLDRDAVPGMTNTAPAMPDGDWNSYGRSAHGDRYSPLAQITPENVSKLKEAWTYRTGDLPGPNDPGETTAENTPLKVNGMLYVCTPHSQVIALEPETGKEIWRFDPKLSTQKAENFKGWAHMTCRGVTYHDDAVYASAEQSPTGTASTAPASTVCPRRIFLPTADTRLIALNADTGKMCEDFGDKGQVDLTANIGGFTAGGYYSTSPPAVTQNLVVIGGHVTDNVSTDEPSGVIRAYDVHTGKLVWNWDSGNPDDTTPIAEGQTYTRNSPNMWSMFSVDEKLGMLYLPMGNQTPDQFGGLRTPESEKYAAGLTALDIATGKVRWYFQFTHHDLWDMDVGGQPTLMNMKTADGVKPAVLASTKQGSIYVLDRSNGQPIVPIKEIPVPQGAVEGDHTSPTQPMSDLNFVPPVLKERDMWGVTPFDQMLCRIDFKSLRYDGMFTPPSLQGSIVYPGNFGVFDWGGISVDPVRQIAFVNPSYMAFKSKLVPAAEVAGGPGRKSETEGVQPNKGAPYGVILEALLSPMGLPCQAPAWGYVAAVDLTNNKTLWKHKNGTVRDSSPVPIPLSMGVPSLGGTFTTGSGLAFLSGTLDQYLRAYDVKNGKQLWEGRLPAGAQTTPMTYTGKDGKQYVLVVAGGHGSLGTKQGDYVIAYKLPD; this comes from the coding sequence ATGAGCACTGAGGGTGCTTTGAGTCGAAGCCGTCTGCTACCGAGCCTGCTCGGCATTCTGCTTCTATTGATGGGCCTGGCCCTGCTGGCCGGGGGAGTCAAGCTGAGCACGCTGGGCGGCTCGTGGTATTACCTGCTGGCCGGTATCGGCCTGGCGCTGACCGGCGTGCTGCTGATCATGGCCCGTCGCGCGGCCCTCGGCCTGTACGCGTTGGTGCTGTTCGCCAGCACCGTGTGGGCGCTGTGGGAAGTGGGCCTGGACTGGTGGCAACTGGTGCCGCGCCTGGCGATGCTGTTTGCCCTGGGCATCGTCATGTTGCTGCCGTGGTTCCGCCGTCCGCTGTTGACCGCCGACGCCTCGGCCACGGGTACCCGCGCACTGGGCGCCGCCGTGGTCATCGCCGGTGTCGCGGCGCTCGCCAGCCAGTTCACCAACCCGGGTGAAATCAAAGGTCAATTGGACCGTGACGCCGTGCCGGGCATGACCAACACCGCTCCGGCCATGCCGGACGGCGACTGGAACTCCTATGGCCGCAGCGCCCACGGCGACCGCTATTCGCCGCTGGCGCAGATCACCCCCGAGAACGTCAGCAAGCTGAAAGAAGCTTGGACCTACCGCACTGGCGACCTGCCAGGGCCGAACGACCCGGGTGAAACCACCGCCGAAAACACCCCGCTGAAGGTCAACGGCATGCTCTACGTGTGCACGCCTCACAGCCAGGTGATTGCCCTGGAGCCTGAAACCGGCAAGGAAATCTGGCGTTTCGATCCGAAGCTTTCCACGCAAAAAGCGGAAAACTTCAAAGGTTGGGCCCACATGACCTGCCGTGGCGTGACCTATCACGATGACGCGGTGTACGCCTCCGCCGAACAGAGCCCCACCGGCACCGCCAGCACCGCACCGGCCAGCACCGTCTGCCCGCGGCGGATCTTCCTGCCGACCGCCGACACCCGCCTGATCGCCCTCAACGCCGACACCGGCAAGATGTGTGAAGACTTCGGCGACAAAGGCCAGGTCGACCTCACCGCCAACATCGGCGGCTTCACGGCCGGCGGTTACTACTCCACCTCGCCACCGGCGGTCACCCAGAACCTGGTAGTGATCGGCGGCCACGTCACCGACAACGTCTCCACCGACGAGCCGAGCGGTGTGATCCGCGCCTACGACGTACACACCGGCAAGCTGGTATGGAACTGGGACAGCGGCAACCCGGACGACACCACGCCGATTGCCGAAGGCCAGACCTACACCCGCAATTCGCCGAACATGTGGTCCATGTTCAGCGTCGATGAAAAACTCGGCATGCTCTACCTGCCGATGGGTAACCAGACCCCCGACCAGTTCGGTGGCCTGCGTACCCCGGAATCGGAAAAATACGCCGCCGGCCTGACCGCCCTGGACATTGCCACCGGCAAGGTGCGCTGGTACTTCCAGTTCACCCACCACGACCTGTGGGACATGGACGTCGGCGGTCAACCGACGCTGATGAACATGAAGACCGCCGATGGCGTGAAACCCGCCGTCCTGGCGTCGACCAAGCAGGGCAGCATCTACGTGCTGGACCGCAGCAATGGCCAGCCGATCGTGCCGATCAAGGAAATCCCGGTGCCGCAAGGCGCGGTAGAGGGCGACCACACCTCGCCGACCCAACCGATGTCCGACCTGAACTTCGTGCCGCCGGTCCTCAAGGAGCGCGACATGTGGGGCGTGACCCCGTTCGACCAGATGTTGTGCCGGATCGACTTCAAGTCGCTGCGCTATGACGGCATGTTCACCCCGCCGTCGCTGCAAGGTTCGATCGTCTACCCGGGCAACTTCGGCGTATTCGACTGGGGCGGCATTTCGGTGGACCCGGTGCGCCAGATCGCCTTCGTCAACCCGAGCTACATGGCGTTCAAGTCGAAGTTGGTGCCAGCGGCGGAAGTGGCCGGTGGTCCGGGTCGCAAGAGCGAAACCGAAGGCGTGCAGCCGAACAAAGGCGCGCCGTATGGCGTGATCCTCGAAGCGCTGCTCTCGCCGATGGGCCTGCCTTGCCAGGCGCCGGCGTGGGGTTATGTCGCGGCGGTGGACCTGACCAACAACAAGACCCTGTGGAAACACAAGAACGGCACCGTGCGCGACAGCTCGCCGGTCCCGATCCCGTTGAGCATGGGGGTTCCGAGCCTGGGTGGCACGTTCACCACTGGCAGCGGCCTGGCATTCCTCAGCGGTACGCTGGACCAGTACCTGCGAGCCTATGATGTGAAAAACGGCAAGCAGCTGTGGGAAGGCCGCCTGCCCGCCGGTGCCCAGACCACGCCGATGACCTACACCGGCAAGGACGGCAAGCAATACGTGCTGGTCGTTGCGGGTGGTCATGGCTCCCTGGGGACCAAGCAGGGTGACTATGTGATTGCCTACAAGCTGCCGGATTAA
- a CDS encoding preQ0 transporter, translating to MLFLLAYIASVVLINFAFSAAPHLDIIWSAWGGLVFILRDMVQTRFGHGAIVAMLVALVLSYVTSDPTIALASATAFAVSECIDWLVFTITKRPLHDRLWISSALSIPLDTFIFFGLIDALTPGVVITALASKFAGVTVVWLIMAWRLRKQTVAT from the coding sequence ATGCTCTTCCTCCTCGCCTATATCGCCAGCGTCGTGCTGATCAACTTCGCGTTTTCCGCCGCGCCGCACCTGGACATCATCTGGTCGGCCTGGGGCGGGCTGGTGTTCATCCTGCGGGACATGGTGCAAACGCGTTTCGGTCATGGCGCCATCGTGGCGATGCTGGTGGCGCTGGTGTTGTCCTACGTCACTTCGGACCCGACCATCGCCCTGGCCAGCGCCACGGCATTCGCCGTGTCCGAGTGCATCGACTGGCTGGTGTTCACGATTACCAAGCGCCCGCTCCATGATCGGCTGTGGATCAGTTCGGCCCTGAGCATTCCCCTCGACACCTTCATTTTCTTCGGCCTGATCGATGCCCTGACGCCAGGCGTGGTGATCACCGCCCTGGCCTCGAAATTCGCCGGGGTCACGGTCGTCTGGCTGATCATGGCCTGGCGTTTGCGCAAGCAAACCGTCGCCACCTGA
- a CDS encoding DUF1289 domain-containing protein codes for MSAPERPVPSPCVNICALDDDDICTGCQRTVAEITRWSRMDNDERRGVLALCHERAKASGLVWMLPARR; via the coding sequence ATGAGCGCCCCTGAACGCCCGGTGCCTTCGCCCTGCGTGAACATCTGCGCGCTGGACGATGACGACATCTGCACCGGCTGCCAGCGCACCGTGGCGGAAATCACCCGGTGGAGCCGGATGGATAACGACGAACGCCGCGGGGTCTTGGCGTTGTGTCATGAACGGGCCAAGGCCAGTGGGTTGGTGTGGATGTTGCCGGCGAGGCGGTGA
- a CDS encoding CoA pyrophosphatase — protein MLDELLHRVSNHTPHDLQADRRFPEAAVLVPITRSDEPELVLTLRASGLSTHGGEVAFPGGRRDPEDPDLIFTALREAEEEIGLPPGLVEVIGPLSPLISLHGIKVTPYVGVIPDYVEYQANDAEIAAVFSVPLEFFRKDPREHTHRIDYQGRSWYVPSYRFGEYKIWGLTAIMIVELVNLLYDAEIDLHTPPKSFINT, from the coding sequence ATGCTGGACGAGCTACTGCATCGAGTAAGCAACCATACCCCGCACGATCTGCAGGCCGATCGACGTTTTCCTGAAGCCGCGGTGCTGGTGCCGATCACCCGCAGTGATGAACCGGAGCTGGTACTGACCCTGCGCGCCAGTGGGCTCTCGACCCATGGCGGTGAAGTGGCGTTCCCCGGTGGGCGTCGCGACCCGGAAGACCCGGACCTGATCTTCACCGCCCTGCGCGAAGCCGAAGAAGAAATCGGCCTGCCGCCCGGCCTGGTGGAAGTGATCGGCCCCCTCAGCCCGTTGATCTCGCTGCATGGCATCAAGGTCACGCCCTATGTCGGGGTGATTCCAGACTACGTCGAATACCAGGCCAACGATGCCGAGATCGCGGCGGTATTCAGCGTGCCGCTGGAGTTTTTCCGCAAGGATCCGCGCGAACACACGCACCGGATCGATTACCAGGGTCGTAGTTGGTATGTGCCCAGCTATCGGTTTGGCGAGTACAAGATCTGGGGGCTGACGGCGATCATGATCGTCGAGCTGGTCAACCTGCTGTACGACGCCGAGATCGACCTGCACACCCCGCCAAAGAGTTTCATCAATACCTGA
- a CDS encoding Pr6Pr family membrane protein, whose translation MEIDRGPRLTLRQRFVSVTALLAWAGLSIQLYLILLGRWELGASLLGGLVSFFSFFTVLTNLWVAVVLTWELTPRPAPARRWFLQPSVRSGVAVSIALVSLAYNLLLRHLWQPEGWQFVADELLHDVVPLLYIAYWWRWVPKGSLRLGHIGLWMIYPLVYFAYVLLRGDLLAAYPYPFIDVASLGYPQVFINAGGILAGFVGIALTVLGLDRWTGFKQTP comes from the coding sequence GTGGAGATTGATAGAGGCCCTCGCCTCACCCTGCGCCAGCGCTTCGTGTCGGTCACGGCGCTGCTGGCCTGGGCGGGGTTGAGCATCCAGTTGTATCTGATCCTGCTGGGTCGCTGGGAACTGGGGGCGAGCCTGCTGGGCGGGTTGGTGAGTTTCTTCAGTTTCTTCACGGTGCTGACCAACTTGTGGGTGGCGGTGGTCCTGACCTGGGAGCTGACCCCTCGCCCAGCCCCGGCCCGCCGCTGGTTCCTGCAGCCCAGCGTACGCAGCGGAGTTGCCGTGAGCATCGCCCTGGTCAGCCTGGCCTACAACCTGCTGCTGCGCCACCTCTGGCAACCCGAAGGCTGGCAGTTCGTGGCCGACGAACTACTGCATGACGTGGTGCCCTTGCTCTACATCGCCTATTGGTGGCGCTGGGTGCCCAAAGGCAGCTTGCGCCTGGGCCACATCGGGTTGTGGATGATCTATCCCCTGGTCTATTTCGCCTATGTCCTGCTGCGGGGGGATTTACTGGCGGCCTACCCCTACCCTTTCATCGACGTGGCGAGCCTGGGTTATCCACAGGTGTTCATCAATGCTGGGGGGATACTGGCGGGATTTGTCGGGATTGCACTGACGGTGCTGGGGTTGGATCGGTGGACGGGATTCAAGCAAACACCATGA
- the purT gene encoding formate-dependent phosphoribosylglycinamide formyltransferase: MTRIGTPLSPTATRVLLCGSGELGKEVVIELQRLGVEVIAVDRYANAPAMQVAHRSHVINMLDGAALRAVIEAEKPHFIVPEIEAIATATLVELEAEGFTVIPTARAAQLTMNREGIRRLAAEELGLPTSPYFFADTVEDYRKAVETLGFPCVVKPVMSSSGKGQSLLRSADDVQKAWDYAQEGGRAGKGRVIIEGFIDFDYEITLLTVRHVGGTTFCAPVGHRQEKGDYQESWQPQAMSPVALAESERVAKAVTEALGGRGLFGVELFIKGDQVWFSEVSPRPHDTGLVTLISQDLSQFALHARAILGLPIPLIRQFGPSASSVILVEGQSTQTAFANLGVALSEPDTALRLFGKPEVNGQRRLGVALARDESIEAARAKATRASQAVKIEL, encoded by the coding sequence ATGACCCGTATCGGAACCCCATTGTCGCCCACCGCGACCCGCGTTTTGTTGTGTGGCAGCGGTGAGCTGGGCAAGGAAGTGGTAATCGAGCTGCAGCGCCTGGGCGTCGAGGTGATTGCCGTGGATCGCTACGCCAACGCGCCGGCCATGCAAGTGGCCCACCGCAGCCATGTGATCAACATGCTCGACGGCGCCGCCCTGCGTGCGGTGATCGAGGCCGAGAAACCGCACTTCATCGTGCCGGAAATCGAAGCCATCGCCACCGCCACCCTGGTGGAACTGGAAGCCGAAGGCTTCACCGTGATCCCCACCGCCCGCGCCGCGCAGTTGACCATGAACCGTGAAGGCATCCGACGCCTGGCCGCCGAAGAACTGGGCCTGCCGACGTCGCCGTACTTCTTCGCCGACACCGTCGAAGACTACCGCAAGGCCGTGGAAACCCTGGGCTTCCCCTGTGTGGTCAAGCCGGTGATGAGTTCCTCGGGCAAGGGCCAGAGCCTGTTGCGCAGCGCCGATGACGTGCAAAAAGCCTGGGACTACGCCCAGGAAGGCGGCCGTGCCGGCAAGGGCCGGGTGATCATCGAAGGCTTTATCGATTTCGACTATGAAATCACCCTGCTCACTGTGCGTCATGTCGGCGGTACCACCTTCTGCGCGCCCGTCGGCCACCGTCAGGAAAAAGGCGACTATCAGGAATCCTGGCAGCCCCAGGCCATGAGCCCGGTGGCCCTGGCCGAATCCGAGCGCGTGGCCAAGGCCGTGACCGAGGCCCTGGGTGGTCGTGGCCTGTTTGGCGTCGAGCTGTTCATCAAGGGCGACCAGGTGTGGTTCAGCGAAGTCTCGCCACGCCCGCATGACACGGGTCTGGTGACGCTGATTTCCCAGGACCTGTCGCAGTTCGCCTTGCACGCCCGCGCCATTCTCGGCCTGCCGATCCCGCTGATCCGCCAGTTCGGCCCCTCGGCATCGTCGGTGATCCTGGTGGAAGGCCAATCGACCCAGACCGCGTTCGCCAACCTGGGCGTGGCCCTGAGCGAACCGGACACCGCCCTGCGCCTGTTCGGCAAACCGGAAGTCAACGGCCAGCGCCGCCTGGGCGTGGCCCTGGCCCGCGACGAGTCCATCGAAGCAGCCCGTGCCAAGGCGACCCGGGCTTCCCAGGCGGTGAAGATCGAATTGTAA
- a CDS encoding SIS domain-containing protein codes for MTSKMLEEALASHEAVERQLQRLDPALEEIAGRLRRQPPQVAMTVARGSSDHAASYFAYLTMQQLGIPVASLPMSVVTMQQAPLKVSGQVAFGFSQSGQSPDLVNSLRLLRKRGALSVALVNATDSPLEAACEFSVPLCADVESSVAATKSFIATLSASARLVAHWKADAELLEAGGALPEGLREAARQDWHSAVDALRDCQRLMVIGRGAGFAIAQEAALKFKETSAIQAEAFSSAEVRHGPMALIDHDYPLLVFAPRGAEQAGVLSLAADMRQRGARVLLAAPDDIVERDLTLSRAEHPALDPILAIQSFYAMAASLAVARGLDPDQPRHLSKVTRTH; via the coding sequence TTGACTTCCAAAATGCTTGAAGAGGCCCTGGCCTCCCATGAAGCGGTCGAGCGCCAGTTGCAGCGACTGGACCCGGCCCTCGAGGAAATCGCCGGACGCCTACGCCGCCAGCCACCGCAAGTGGCGATGACTGTCGCCCGGGGCAGCTCCGATCACGCCGCCAGCTATTTCGCTTACCTGACCATGCAGCAACTGGGCATCCCGGTGGCCTCGCTGCCGATGTCGGTGGTGACCATGCAACAGGCGCCGCTGAAGGTCAGCGGCCAGGTGGCGTTCGGTTTTTCCCAGTCGGGACAGAGCCCGGACCTGGTGAACAGCCTGCGCCTGTTGCGCAAGCGTGGCGCCTTGAGCGTGGCCCTGGTCAACGCCACCGACTCGCCTCTGGAAGCCGCCTGTGAATTCAGCGTGCCGCTGTGTGCCGACGTCGAGAGCAGCGTCGCCGCGACCAAGAGCTTCATTGCCACCCTCAGCGCCAGTGCGCGACTGGTGGCCCACTGGAAAGCTGACGCCGAGTTGCTCGAAGCCGGCGGTGCCCTGCCCGAGGGCCTGCGCGAGGCCGCCCGCCAGGACTGGCACAGCGCTGTCGACGCCCTGCGCGACTGTCAGCGGTTGATGGTGATCGGCCGGGGCGCCGGGTTCGCCATCGCCCAGGAAGCAGCACTCAAGTTCAAGGAAACCTCGGCGATCCAGGCCGAAGCCTTCAGCAGTGCCGAAGTTCGCCACGGGCCCATGGCGCTGATCGACCATGACTACCCCCTGCTGGTGTTCGCCCCGCGCGGTGCCGAACAGGCCGGCGTGTTGAGCCTGGCCGCGGACATGCGCCAGCGCGGTGCCCGGGTCCTGCTGGCGGCACCTGATGACATTGTCGAACGCGACCTGACCTTGAGCCGCGCCGAACACCCGGCCCTGGACCCGATCCTGGCGATCCAGAGCTTCTACGCGATGGCCGCGAGCCTGGCCGTGGCCCGAGGCCTGGACCCGGACCAGCCACGGCACCTGAGCAAGGTCACCCGTACCCACTGA
- a CDS encoding gamma carbonic anhydrase family protein has translation MKYRLGDARVETHPQSWVAPNATLVGKVRLEEGANVWFNAVLRGDNELILIGKDSNVQDGTVMHTDMGYPLTIGTGVTIGHNAMLHGCTVGDYSLIGINAVILNGAKIGKHCIIGANALIGENKEIPDGSLVMGSPGKVVRELTEAQKNMLVASAAHYVHNSQRYARDLAEQEP, from the coding sequence ATGAAATACCGCCTGGGCGATGCCCGTGTCGAAACCCACCCACAGAGCTGGGTTGCACCCAACGCCACGCTGGTGGGCAAGGTCCGCCTCGAAGAGGGCGCCAATGTCTGGTTCAACGCCGTGCTGCGCGGCGACAACGAGCTGATCCTGATCGGCAAGGACAGCAACGTGCAGGACGGCACGGTGATGCACACCGACATGGGGTATCCACTGACCATCGGCACCGGCGTGACCATCGGCCACAACGCCATGCTCCATGGCTGTACGGTGGGCGACTACAGCCTCATCGGCATCAACGCAGTGATCCTCAACGGCGCGAAGATCGGCAAGCACTGCATCATCGGCGCCAATGCGCTGATCGGCGAAAACAAGGAAATTCCCGACGGCTCGCTGGTGATGGGCTCGCCCGGCAAGGTGGTGCGTGAATTGACCGAAGCCCAGAAGAACATGCTCGTGGCCAGCGCAGCCCACTACGTCCACAACTCGCAGCGCTACGCCCGCGACCTGGCCGAGCAGGAACCATGA
- a CDS encoding VF530 family DNA-binding protein produces MTEPNNNPLHGVTLEQILNALVQHYEWSGLAERIDIRCFKSDPSIKSSLTFLRKTPWAREKVERLYIKLMRTKRPV; encoded by the coding sequence ATGACCGAACCCAACAACAACCCGCTGCACGGCGTGACGCTGGAGCAGATCCTCAACGCCCTCGTGCAGCACTACGAATGGTCGGGCCTGGCTGAACGCATCGATATCCGCTGCTTCAAAAGCGACCCCAGCATCAAGTCGAGCCTGACCTTCTTGCGCAAGACCCCGTGGGCGCGGGAGAAAGTCGAGCGCTTGTACATCAAGTTGATGCGCACCAAACGGCCGGTCTGA
- a CDS encoding NUDIX hydrolase: protein MKFCSQCGNPVTQRIPEGDSRLRFVCDTCHTIHYQNPNIVAGCVPTWGSKVLLCRRAIEPRRGYWTLPAGFMENGETIEQAAVRETAEEACARVRNLSIYTLIDVPHISQVHVFFRAELVDEDFAAGPESLEVKLFEEAEIPWDELAFRTVGRTLEYFYADRRAEDYPVRSESIPPLAQPANT, encoded by the coding sequence ATGAAATTCTGCAGCCAGTGCGGTAACCCGGTGACCCAGCGCATACCCGAAGGCGACTCGCGCCTGCGCTTCGTTTGCGACACCTGCCACACCATCCACTACCAGAACCCCAACATCGTGGCCGGTTGCGTACCGACCTGGGGTAGCAAAGTCCTGTTGTGCCGGCGTGCCATCGAGCCGCGGCGCGGTTACTGGACCCTGCCGGCAGGTTTCATGGAGAACGGCGAGACCATCGAACAGGCCGCCGTGCGCGAAACTGCCGAAGAGGCTTGCGCCCGGGTGCGAAACTTGAGCATCTATACGCTGATTGACGTACCGCATATCAGCCAGGTACATGTATTCTTCCGCGCCGAACTGGTGGACGAGGACTTCGCCGCCGGGCCCGAGAGCCTGGAAGTGAAGTTGTTCGAAGAAGCGGAGATTCCCTGGGACGAGCTGGCTTTCCGTACGGTGGGCCGCACCCTGGAATATTTCTATGCCGACCGCCGGGCCGAGGATTACCCGGTGCGATCCGAATCGATCCCGCCGCTGGCTCAGCCGGCCAACACCTGA